The following proteins come from a genomic window of Alnus glutinosa chromosome 10, dhAlnGlut1.1, whole genome shotgun sequence:
- the LOC133880372 gene encoding spindle and kinetochore-associated protein 1 homolog, whose amino-acid sequence MEEKKAGSSLDDLMSSFNTRIAELQELVVARNMYPATSITDLSAVDVALKAMELQLQAIKGRLREETLAIPKAKNLIDASLRQQKKLQSMSVYVPSFLPERLSVTNLETNRCLLSEFSKQDPGVGSLKLEEEPAALPKEKKGRGSPPLWYITANELDSLSSYMRGRLTLEKVNAAINDMATYAEANAHLITAPKKKLAENLWDKALELRDIAMTEAVKGKHFFLENDIKGPALKLDNTGKAILTVLRHLGRLSETRIGHHRVIILLKPQ is encoded by the exons atggaggagAAAAAAGCTGGGTCGTCGCTGGACGATCTGATGTCATCGTTCAACACTCGCATTGCGGAGCTTCAAGAGCTCGTCGTTGCACGAAACA TGTACCCGGCCACAAGTATCACCGATTTGTCGGCGGTGGACGTCGCATTGAAGGCCATGGAGCTTCAGCTTCAGGCTATCAAAGGCCGCTTGCGCGAAGAAACCCTAGCTATTCCCAAAGCCAAA AACCTCATAGATGCATCATTGCGACAGCAGAAGAAATTGCAGAGTATGTCTGTTTATGTTCCGTCATTTCTTCCTGAAAGACTGTCTGTGACAAACTTGGAAACTAATAGATG TTTGCTGTCAGAATTCTCGAAACAAGACCCTGGTGTTGGGTCTTTAAAACTTGAGGAAGAGCCTGCAGCATTACCTAAG GAGAAAAAGGGTCGTGGCTCTCCACCACTGTGGTATATAACTGCCAATGAACTGGATTCTCTGTCATC ATACATGAGAGGAAGGCTGACATTGGAGAAGGTCAATGCAGCTATTAATGACATGGCAACTTATGCTGAAGCAAATGCTCATCTTATTACTGCTCCAAAGAAGAAG CTGGCAGAAAATCTCTGGGACAAAGCCCTG GAGCTAAGGGATATTGCAATGACAGAAGCCGTAAAGGGAAAAcacttttttcttgaaaatgacATAAAAGGACCAGCACTGAAGCTTGACAATACTGGAAAAGCAATACTGACC GTCCTCCGTCATCTTGGCCGCTTAAGTGAGACTCGGATTGGGCATCACCGTGTGATTATTCTTTTGAAGCCTCAATGA
- the LOC133879840 gene encoding pEARLI1-like lipid transfer protein 3 encodes MGSKAITTIAFLVISLNLLFFTMVSSTHVPCGCQPSPPKSTPKYPPVPSPPKSTPKNPPVKPHPTPTPTPTPVTPKPAPTCPKDTLKLGVCASLLNDLLHLVVGTPPKTPCCSLIEGLVDLEAAICLCTAIKANVLGINLNVPVSLSLLLNYCGKNLPTDFKCT; translated from the coding sequence ATGGGTTCCAAGGCTATCACAACCATAGCTTTTCTAGTGATCTCTCTCAACCTTCTCTTCTTCACTATGGTCTCTTCAACTCATGTCCCTTGCGGATGCCAACCATCACCACCAAAGAGTACTCCAAAATACCCTCCGGTACCATCACCACCAAAGAGTACTCCAAAAAACCCTCCTGTAAAGCCACACCCGACCCCGACCCCGACCCCGACCCCAGTGACGCCTAAGCCTGCCCCCACTTGCCCCAAGGACACCCTTAAGCTAGGGGTGTGTGCCAGCTTGTTGAATGACTTGTTGCACCTTGTTGTCGGAACCCCACCAAAGACACCCTGCTGCAGCCTCATCGAGGGGCTTGTTGATTTGGAAGCTGCTATTTGCCTTTGCACTGCCATCAAGGCCAATGTTTTGGGCATCAATCTTAATGTCCCCGTCTCGTTGAGCTTACTCCTCAACTACTGTGGAAAGAATCTTCCCACAGACTTCAAATGCACTTAG